Genomic segment of Nostoc sp. TCL240-02:
TCTGACTAACTGCCAAATTATCAGCTTGCAAGCAGAGTCTTGGAAAATGGAAACTTATGCTGCCAAATCTGCGAAAGAAGCGTTAGCTCAACTTGCTCAGGGGACACAGTTTGATATTGCCATTTTAGATATGGAAATGCCGGAAATGGATGGCATAACCCTAGCTCGTCAAATCCGCAGGCAATCTGGTTGTCAAAATCTACCTTTAGTAATTCTCACCTCTTTAGGTAGAGGAGAAACATTCTCTGACTTTGGTGATCTCGATGCTGCCTCTTTGAGCAAACCCATCAAACAGTCTCAACTCTACGATGTTATGACCCGTGTTTTAGGAAATCAGCCAAGCCAAGTGAGTATTTCTGATTTTCCCTTGGTCGTTCGGCATTTGACCGATCCACTGCCACTACGGATTCTTTTGGCAGAGGATACGGTTGTCAATCAGAAAGTTGCTTTACTAATGCTACAGAAAATAGGTTATTCGGCTGATGTCGTAACTAATGGGGTAGAAGTACTCAAGGCTTTGGAAAAACAGCCTTATGACCTAGTGTTGATGGATGTTCACATGCCCGAAATGGATGGGTTAGAAACAGCTCAGAGAATCTGTCAAGAATGGGAAGTTGGTTTTCGTCCATATATCATTGCGATAACTGCCAATGCGATGCGAGGCGATCGCGAAATTTGTCTTGCTGCTGGTATGGATGACTACATTAGCAAACCGATTCAGCTTCAAAAATTAGCTCAGGCACTCAGCAAATGCCCACGCCAAAGAAGTCTTGAAGTTACTTCTATAATCAAACAAGATCGAGCGATGTACTTAGAATTCCAACCTTTGCAAGATATTCTCCAAGAAGAGCAAAACCAGACATTAAAAAGTGCCAAAATTGATGCCAAAATTCTCCAATCCTTACGGGATATAGTCAGAGGCGATCGTGTTGTATTTGCTGAACTAATTAAGTGTTATCTTACAGAGACACCGAGACTGGTACAAGATATTAGGACTGCGATCGCAAATCGGGATGCCCAAACTATATGGAAAGCAGCCCATCAACTTAAGTCTAGCAGTGCCTCAATTGGAGCGATCGCTTTAGCACAGCTTTGCAAGGTTTTAGAAGCACAGGGACGGAGCAGTGAACTAGATAACAGCGTAGAATTACTCACGCAGTTATACCAGGAATATGAACAAGTTAAAACTGCGTTAGAAAAAGAACTTGCGAAGGAAACGCCATGACAGCTACTGCTCAAGAAAGCCAATCTTTAGTTCTAATTGTTGATGATGAGCCTTTTATCCGCATGATACTTCGGCATTTTTTAGAGCGGGAAGGCTATAAAATAGCGGAAGCTCAAAATGGTAGAGAAGCTTTAACTGCTTTTAAGGAACTGCGCCCTGACATAATACTTCTTGATGCCATCATGCCGGACATGGATGGGTTCGAGTGTTGCACTAACTTAGAACTTCTTGATTGCAGCAAGCACACTCCAGTTTTAATGATTACAGGACTTGAGGATCAAGAGTCAGTTGATCGGGCATTTGCAGTCGGGGCAATAGACTATGTTACCAAACCGATTCACTGGCCAGTTTTGCGACAACGGGTAAAACGCTTGATTCAGCAATCTCAGTTACAACAAAAACTGGAAACCGTTAATTTGGAATTGCAGCGATTAGCTACTATTGATGGATTAACTCAAATAGCTAACCGCCGACGCTTTGAAGAGTATTTGAACCAAGAGTGGCAGCGTCTAAAACGGGATCAACGGCCTCTTTCCCTGATTCTTTGCGATGTTGATTTCTTCAAATTATATAACGATACTTATGGACATCGAGTAGGCGATCGCTGTCTTCAAAAAATTGCTAAGGCCATCAAAGATATTATTAAACGTCCCGGAGATTTAGTTGCCCGTTATGGTGGGGAAGAATTTGCTGTGATTTTACCTAACACAGATACCGAAGGGGCGACTCATGTAGCCAAGAAAATTTGCCATACTATCCGAACATTGGCAATACCTCATGAAAATTCCCAAGTCACTCCTCATGTAACCATTAGTGTTGGGTTTACGACAGAAATTCCTCAGTCAGACGCTGACTTGGAAGAAATGATTGCCGCAGCAGATCGGGCATTGTATCAAGCAAAGGCAGCAGGACGCGATCGCTTTGTGCAAGATATTTTA
This window contains:
- a CDS encoding PleD family two-component system response regulator — translated: MTATAQESQSLVLIVDDEPFIRMILRHFLEREGYKIAEAQNGREALTAFKELRPDIILLDAIMPDMDGFECCTNLELLDCSKHTPVLMITGLEDQESVDRAFAVGAIDYVTKPIHWPVLRQRVKRLIQQSQLQQKLETVNLELQRLATIDGLTQIANRRRFEEYLNQEWQRLKRDQRPLSLILCDVDFFKLYNDTYGHRVGDRCLQKIAKAIKDIIKRPGDLVARYGGEEFAVILPNTDTEGATHVAKKICHTIRTLAIPHENSQVTPHVTISVGFTTEIPQSDADLEEMIAAADRALYQAKAAGRDRFVQDILLPKNKNFR